Proteins found in one Arachis stenosperma cultivar V10309 chromosome 8, arast.V10309.gnm1.PFL2, whole genome shotgun sequence genomic segment:
- the LOC130944177 gene encoding K(+) efflux antiporter 2, chloroplastic-like, with translation MHIQFSAQKLHIHFKFPGCSLPPSNMVVDRFDSCIAFGGKGFGCAFLGNSRTILKARFSGMNKIGIAAACSSSSSWRSNSRLACVGEFNFSNVKRIGKLCGNSSNFRVVGGRGFLSRCQGDDDSLAYINGNGRNIDNAGGGPNKVSSDLGSISGAASSEPLEEERTIGGEIKQEVQTVDELKELLQKALKELEVARHNSAMYEERVKKISESAISFQDEASRAWNDVNSTLDIIQEIVGEEFVAKEAVQKATMALSFAEARLQVAMESLEVVKGTYDPRSQGAKESNGDEDILEEEQLLVVAQEDIKECQSNLANCETELRCLQKRKEDLQNEVNKLHEIAEKAQTNAVKAEEDVTNIMLLAEQAVADELKAAQVVNDAEIALSKADKSASSVIADSGITLQEQEVLDDPKEEVVQNVSGDDTVDTDTDSQIDNETLLGKQSSDKFSDKTSQVIEDTAQSDYLSDHENGQLVLDPSKEAEVEVEKIMNSVQMKKQETHKDVRDNPPLVPKALLNKSSRFFPASFFSFTIEGDDYTPESFFQSFVESARKLLPKLVIGILLLGGIAFYANRAERSAQLLQQPEVITTTAEEVSTSAKPLVRQLQNLPTRIKNIIASLPDQEVDEEEASLFDMLWLLLASVIFVPVFQKIPGGSPVLGYLAAGILIGPYGLSIIRHVHGTKAIAEFGVVFLLFNIGLELSFERLSSMKKYVFGLGSAQVLVTAVVVGLVAHYVCGQAGPAAIVIGNGLALSSTAVVLQVLQERGESTSRHGRATFSVLLFQDLAVVVLLILIPLISPNSSKGGVGFQAIAEALGLAAVKAAVAITVIIAGGRLLLRPIYRQIAENQNAEIFSANTLFVILGTSLLTARAGLSMALGAFLAGLLLAETEFSLQVESDIAPYRGLLLGLFFMTVGMSIDPKLLVSKFKVIMGTLALLLCGKTLLITVIGRIFGISLINAIRVGLLLAPGGEFAFVAFGEAVNQGIMSSQMSSLLFLLVGISMALTPWLAEGGQLIASRFELHDVRSLLPVESETDDLQDHIIICGFGRVGQIIAQLLSERLIPFVALDVRSDRVAIGRALDLPVYFGDAGSREVLHKVGAERASAAAVTLDSPGANYRTVWALSKHFPKVKTFVRAHDVDHGLNLEKAGATAVVPETLEPSLQLAAAVLAQAKLPTTEIAAIINEFRSRHLAELTELCEASGSSLGYGFNRAMTMSKPKAQSSDFSDDNQVSDGTVAI, from the exons ATGCATATTCAGTTTTCAGCTCAAAAGCTCCATATCCATTTCAAATTTCCCG GTTGTAGCTTGCCGCCCTCAAACATGGTGGTGGATCGTTTCGATTCTTGCATTGCTTTCGGTGGGAAGGGTTTTGGTTGTGCTTTTCTCGGGAACTCAAGAACTATCCTGAAAGCGCGGTTTAGCGGCATGAACAAGATTGGTATTGCTGCTGCatgtagtagtagtagtagttgGAGGAGTAATTCAAGATTGGCTTGTGTAGGAGAGTTCAACTTTTCAAATGTGAAGAGAATAGGGAAACTTTGTGGCAACAGTTCTAATTTTCGCGTTGTGGGAGGTAGGGGATTTTTGTCTAGGTGCCAGGGTGATGATGATTCTTTAGCATATATTAATGGCAATGGCCGGAATATTGATAATGCTGGAGGTGGTCCAAACAAGGTGAGTTCTGATTTGGGTTCCATTTCAGGAGCTGCATCGAGTGAACCATTGGAAGAGGAAAGAACAATTGGGGGTGAAATAAAGCAAGAGGTACAGACAGTGGATGAATTGAAAGAACTGTTGCAAAAGGCCTTGAAGGAACTCGAAGTTGCTAGGCATAATAGTGCCATGTATGAGGAGAGGGTCAAGAAGATATCGGAGAGTGCGATTTCCTTTCAGGATGAAGCATCAAGAGCATGGAATGATGTTAATTCTACTCTTGATATCATCCAGGAAATTGTGGGTGAAGAATTTGTTGCCAAGGAAGCTGTTCAGAAAGCGACTATGGCTCTTTCTTTTGCCGAGGCTAGGCTTCAAGTAGCCATGGAGTCTTTGGAGGTTGTAAAAGGAACTTATGATCCTCGGTCACAAGGTGCCAAAGAGAGTAATGGCGATGAAGATATATTGGAAGAGGAGCAATTGCTTGTGGTTGCTCAAGAAGATATCAAGGAGTGTCAGTCAAATTTAGCGAATTGCGAGACAGAGCTAAGGTGCttgcaaaaaagaaaggaggatTTGCAGAATGAAGTGAACAAGTTGCATGAAATTGCGGAAAAGGCCCAGACGAATGCAGTAAAAGCCGAGGAGGACGTCACAAACATAATGCTTTTAGCTGAGCAAGCTGTTGCTGATGAACTTAAGGCTGCACAAGTCGTAAATGATGCAGAGATTGCATTATCAAAAGCAGATAAGTCTGCCTCTAGCGTTATTGCTGACTCTGGTATCACTCTACAAGAACAAGAGGTTTTGGACGATCCTAAGGAGGAGGTGGTTCAAAATGTTTCTGGCGATGACACTGTTGATACAGACACAGATTCCCAAATTGACAATGAAACTTTGCTTGGCAAGCAATCATCAGACAAGTTTTCTGATAAAACCAGCCAAGTTATTGAAGATACGGCACAGTCTGATTATCTGAGTGATCATGAAAATGGACAGTTAGTCTTAGACCCATCTAAAGAAGCTGAAGTTGAAGTAGAGAAAATAATGAATTCAGTTCAAATGAAAAAACAGGAAACACACAAAGATGTAAGAGACAATCCACCACTTGTTCCCAAGGCATTGTTGAATAAGTCTTCCAGATTTTTTCCTGCATCATTCTTCTCTTTTACTATCGAAGGTGATGATTATACACCAGAATCATTTTTCCAAAGTTTCGTGGAGTCAGCACGGAAGCTGTTACCCAAGCTAGTTATTGGGATATTGTTACTTGGAGG GATTGCCTTCTATGCAAACAGAGCAGAGAGGAGTGCGCAATTACTTCAGCAACCAGAAGTAATTACAACCACTGCTGAAGAAGTTTCCACAAGTGCAAAACCTTTGGTTAGACAGCTTCAGAATCTCCCCACGAGGATCAAGAATATTATTGCATCATTACCTGATCAAGAG GTGGATGAGGAGGAAGCATCCCTTTTTGATATGCTTTGGTTATTACTTGCTAGTGTTATTTTTGTGCCAGTGTTTCAGAAAATCCCTGGAG GCAGTCCCGTTCTTGGTTACTTGGCTGCTGGTATCCTTATTGGGCCCTATGGTCTGTCCATCATTCGTCATGTTCATGGGACGAAAGCAATAGCTGAATTTGGAGTTGTTTTCTTGTTATTCAATATTGGCCTTGAG CTCTCTTTTGAAAGGCTTAGTTCAATGAAGAAATATGTCTTTGGATTAGGCTCAGCTCAG GTTTTGGTGACTGCTGTTGTTGTTGGCCTAGTGGCTCATTATGTTTGTGGTCAAGCAGGCCCTGCTGCTATTGTCATTGGGAATGGCCTCGCATTATCATCAACCGCTGTTGTTCTGCAA GTATTACAGGAGAGAGGTGAGAGCACATCACGCCATGGACGAGCCACATTTTCTGTGTTACTTTTTCAG gACTTGGCGGTTGTGGTCTTGCTAATTCTCATACCTCTTATTTCACCTAATTCATCTAAAGGAGGG GTTGGTTTTCAAGCTATTGCTGAAGCTCTTGGTCTGGCTGCTGTTAAGGCAGCAGTTGCCATCACTGTCATTATTGCAGGTGGACGATTG CTACTTCGACCAATATATAGGCAGATTGCAGAAAATCAAAATGCAGAAATATTTTCCGCCAATACACTCTTTGTTATTCTTGGGACAAGTCTTCTCACAGCCAGG GCAGGGCTTTCCATGGCACTAGGAGCATTTTTGGCTGGTTTACTACTAGCAGAAACTGAATTTTCCTTACAAGTGGAATCTGACATTGCTCCATATCGTGGTCTTCTGTTAGGTCTGTTCTTTATGACG GTTGGAATGTCAATTGATCCAAAACTTcttgtttcaaaatttaaagtCATTATGGGGACGCTGGCACTCTTGCTATGTGGCAAGACACTGTTGATTACTGTGATTGGTAGAATTTTCGGTATTTCACTCATTAATGCCATAAGAGTTGGCCTCCTTCTTGCTCCTGGGGGAGAATTTGCATTTGTGGCCTTTGGTGAAGCTGTTAATCAG GGCATAATGTCTTCCCAGATGTCCTCTCTGCTGTTTCTTCTTGTGGGAATTTCAATGGCCCTCACACCATGGCTAGCTGAAGGAGGACAGCTGATTGCTTCCCGTTTTGAGCTACATGATGTCAGAAGTTTATTACCTGTAGAAAGTGAG ACAGACGATCTGCAAGATCATATCATTATTTGTGGATTTGGACGAGTTGGCCAG ATCATTGCACAACTTCTTTCCGAGCGACTTATTCCTTTTGTTGCGCTAGACGTCAGAAG TGATAGAGTGGCAATTGGGCGTGCCCTGGATCTCCCAGTGTACTTCGGAGATGCTGGTAGCCGAGAG GTCCTACATAAGGTCGGGGCTGAAAGGGCGAGCGCTGCTGCAGTAACTCTAGATTCTCCTGGTGCAAATTATAGAACAGTTTGGGCTTTAAGCAAGCACTTCCCGAAAGTAAAGACCTTCGTCCGTGCTCATGATGTTGATCATGGATTGAACTTAGAAAAGGCTGGAGCCACTGCT GTTGTCCCAGAGACCTTAGAACCAAGTCTTCAACTAGCAGCTGCAGTGCTAGCTCAG GCTAAACTTCCAACAACAGAGATTGCAGCAATCATAAATGAATTCAGATCACGCCATTTAGCCGAGCTCACCGAA CTATGTGAAGCAAGTGGAAGTTCTCTTGGATATGGATTCAACAGAGCTATGACTATGAGCAAACCCAAAGCTCAATCCTCAGATTTCTCAGATGATAACCAAGTCTCTGATGGAACAGTGGCAATATGA
- the LOC130944387 gene encoding uncharacterized protein LOC130944387, with product MLGDDDMRVIFHSQARFSDLGALELFARMVDVEGSSRGSAPNMPTGVIEGTSTAIPIGQPATPLVLTPSFAADLPVPGDDLGDGRSFGQLAAAIGYAPVVDGAPAFMEVRERDPFAEAIGDDGLDSEPPIIGDESDGEEDTAVAGGAQTHGSSGTQQYPRHFTTLDLEAMNQAANVDQHHHVIHGERPSAEERLLESQKVQWTTHVSSNRDIDGSQAARLPCHMCLDYIVVMADASVSVKVLQNAVSSKFGFKPSYRKVWMGKQKEITQIYGDWEESYNHIPRWIIGV from the exons ATGTTGGGTGATGACGACATGCGAGTTATATTTCACAGTCAAGCAAGATTTTCCGACTTAGGTGCGCTGGAGTTGTTTGCCAGAATGGTTGACGTAGAGGGCAGCAGCAGGGGATCTGCTCCAAATATGCCCACTGGCGTCATAGAAGGGACTTCCACCGCCATTCCAATAGGGCAACCGGCGACTCCACTTGTTTTAACCCCGTCTTTTGCTGCTGATTTACCTGTCCCGGGTGATGACTTAGGTGATGGGCGTAGCTTCGGCCAGCTTGCAGCTGCGATCGGATATGCACCTGTAGTGGATGGTGCACCCGCATTCATGGAGGTAAGAGAGAGAGATCCGTTTGCGGAGGCTATAGGTGATGATGGATTAGATTCGGAGCCACCAATTATCGGTGACGAGAGCGACGGCGAAGAGGACACCGCAGTTGCCGGGGGAGCTCAAACCCATGGTAGCAGTGGTACACAACAGTACCCTCGACACTTCACCACATTGGACCTTGAAGCAATGAACCAGGCCGCTAATGTAGACCAGCATCACCATGTGATTCACGGAGAAAGGCCTAGC GCAGAGGAAAGGCTACTGGAAAGTCAGAAAGTACAATGGACCACACACGTGTCTAGCAACCGAGATATCGACGGATCACAGGCAGCTCGATTACCATGTCATATGTGCCTCGATTATATCGTTGTGATGGCTGATGCATCGGTCTCGGTTAAGGTGTTACAGAATGCGGTGTCTTCGAAGTTTGGGTTCAAGCCGAGCTACAGGAAGGTTTGGATGGGCAAGCAGAAGGAAATTACTCAGATATATGGAGATTGGGAGGAGTCTTACAACCACATACCACGGTGGATCATCGGGGTTTAG